In Flavobacteriales bacterium, a single window of DNA contains:
- a CDS encoding type II toxin-antitoxin system RelE/ParE family toxin: MIQQRAEEDLDRAIQYYNNQQAGLGELFFQEIKETIDYISKHPLSFAIRYNNVRIGILARYSFLVQYVVVEKVVIIMAFTHSSRNPENWPKK; the protein is encoded by the coding sequence AAGATCTTGATCGCGCTATTCAATACTATAATAATCAACAAGCCGGATTGGGTGAACTCTTTTTTCAAGAGATTAAAGAGACCATTGATTATATATCCAAACATCCTCTCTCGTTTGCGATCCGATACAACAACGTAAGAATTGGCATTCTTGCCAGGTATAGTTTTCTTGTTCAATATGTGGTGGTAGAAAAGGTAGTTATAATCATGGCTTTCACTCACTCCTCCCGCAATCCTGAAAACTGGCCGAAAAAATAA